The window TTCACCATCCTTTTATTAGTCCAGCCAACAAAAAGAAGACACACAACAAATCACATTATTTTAATCAATACTGCTCTGTTCTTTGGCTTATACATAATTTCTTGCATCTCTTGACAAGCCGAGACATAGACACACAGAACTATTATTGATTTGTGCCTCCATACCAAATTTGAAATCTTTTTCTTAGCAGCCCTAAATGAAATAGTAGTAACTGATATCTTCATGAAACATTTTGAACTGGAATTAGCAAAAAGGTTAAATTTTGTGTATTACTTAAAGAATATGTTTAGGAACTGAATTTAGATGATTAAAAGATaaacaatattaatatttactgaCCTAATTAAACCAGTAATTCAAAGAAAAACGTTATATTATTATGGATATATCTTCGGGTTTGACACAAGTAATATTTGTATGTAAAATTATTtgcatagaaaaaaaataaaaacattgtatGGATTCTGCAATTACTTTGATTTTACAGACAAATGCCAAAAAAGTACTTGTATAAATGAAAAGTGAAAGTTACCCTATAAATTACTCGACTATCAAGTTTAACAGATGACAGACGTGTGTTATTGCAGTTTTAATCCAATAAAACTGTCAGTTTGCAGTTTATTCATGACTTAAAATCAACACTacaaattttttaaattataaaatgttCCATTTTTAAATGTTGTCACCGTTTATATATTTGTTTCGGGGTTTTAGCAACAACGTTTATAAACCTAACAATGTAGAAGAACGTGATATAGTGAAGCGTAAATGTAGTTACAGTATTGAAGGACAGCAGATACACGCGGCCGCCATAAGGCTTATCCAGCCTTTATTGAACAGAGAGCCTAATCAATATGGCTGGATGTAGCTTGTGTCCAGGATAATCGGTGTATTATCTGAAACAGATCGCGCAGCATGTCACTCGCGTGTCTTTTACATTTTGAAGAAAGAATATTGATTTTACAAAATAAGCGTTCTTACTTAGACTGAACTTTGCCATCAGAAATATGTCACAACCCTTTTTAAACAAACTAaagaaacaatttttgtgcATATAAATACTCAATGCAACTGACTAAAAAATCTTTCTTTTATTAGCACACTTAGTTTCCTGTTTACCCCCTCTCACTGGATTTGTAGTAGGGTgcagtgatgtactgtatgactgtCTGAAGTCAGTGGTGCATTAAACCTTTTTGAAATGAAACCTTAGTGCCATAACACTCAACTAATGGCAAGGACTAACCTTGGCACGGACCCATGTGagcttctttaacagattctgttCAAAATACCCACTGGATAAACAAGGGTCACTGTACAGAGGTTAAAGGTTAAAGGGTTAATGAAAGATATCAGGGTGAGAGAATCGCTAATGCCTACATGATATGAGGACCCGCATTACTCAGATTCTTTATTTTTAACCCTTAGGTTTTCTACAACTTGACATTCTTCTTTCTTGTCCAGTCCGACATTTATTAGATGGCGTTTAGCGTAGGCGCATCCGTAAAGGTCTTAATCTGTGGCGCTGTCTGCGGCCCATCCAGGATTTGTGAGTGTAAGATTAGAGCCTTGCGTCGTCATAAATCTCTGCTTCCCAATTCGACTGAGCGGCGGCGGGTGGAGCAACTTGCTAGGTGTAGTCTGTGGTCTGTGGAGGATAAATGTTGGAGCGACTATGTAGGGTCATCGATTATGAGGTTTCAACATCTAATTTGCCGCCTTTGTGTTGCTTGAGTTTCTTTAGTAAAACGGACATTTTGAGGACCTTTTCAAATTTTTCTTTATTGAGGACAGCGTTGACCCTGAACTTTTTATGTTTCTGTCTGCTGTGGCTCTCCATGATGAATTACTGCATACCAGACATGTATGATATGCCTCATGCTGGGCTTGGAGGTTATACAATGCAGGTCAGTGGAGAACACTGCATGTACTCAGGTGAGGGCCCTGCATATGGACTCTGTGAGCCCCAGCCTCTCCACCATCCGCCCTGCATGGAGCAGGCTTGGCCGCCGGACCAGCACCGCTCTTGCTCGTACGCTGGTGGTACTCCTGTCTTTAAGAGTGACTTTTGCAGTATGGAGATTTCTCTTGGACATTTCCACCATCAGCCCGAGTTTTATTCTGAGATCAAACCAGATTTTTCACACCTGCAGTGGCTGCAGGGTGCTCACAAGAAAGGTACAGCATCCCTGTCATGGCCATTTCTCCTGTCGTCTTTGTGAGTGGGGCATGTTTGGGGGTAAAACTCCACATGTGCTTTGAGAATTTTGAATTGGCTGATGAATTAATTTGTATTGGTATGAGGTTGTACATACGGAACAGTTTGCTTCATGCTTCATTCTAAGTTGATAGTTTTTCGGTAGTTAACCGTGACTCCTCCTTGATCAATGAATCAATGATGTCTGGGATTTTCAAATTAAGTCTGATAAGCGTAAATCCAAGACTTAAGGCGTCATGTGGTGGTGAGTCTGAGCAGGACTCGGCCCATCAAATGGTCAGTGTTTGACTGTGGCGGGCAGGGATTCCGTATTGATTGATAGTGAGGCAACAGAAGGCTGATGGAAGATGAATCATTGGCTTCTTCACAAACCCCAAAAATTATTGATCAGCTTGTTGACCTTCGGTCTGAACTCGTTAAGCTGAATCCCAAAAATGGGGATTCAGCTTAACGAGTTCAGAGAATCGGTAAGCTAACTAGAAGCAGCGGCGCTATCTTTGGAATCGATCATTACGTGTACTGTTGGACTGAGTCGGACTGGCTTCCAGTTGCCCCTATGTAAattttcacagcagaaacatCAGTCCAGAAAAAAGAAATTACAACTTCCACCCAAAGTGGTAATTAGAACAGCACATCCAATCGTCTTTATTCAATTCATTAaaatctgtctgtttttctctgcagGGTACATACCAAGTTACCTGGACAAGGATGAGTTATGTGTAGTGTGTGGGGACAAAGCCACAGGCTATCACTATCGTTGCATTACTTGTGAAGGCTGCAAGGTAACATACTCATGGCTGTGGATGAATGACGGGAGAAGCGCCTCACTCTGGTGGCGATCAGCAGATGTTTTTCACACTGTTTTCACATTGCTTTCTTGCTCTCCAGGGTTTCTTTAGGCGGACGATCCAGAAGAACCTCAACCCAACCTACGCTTGTAAATACGAGGGGAAATGCGTCATCGACAAAGTGACCAGAAACCAGTGCCAGGAATGCCGCTTCAAGAAGTGCATAGCCGTGGGGATGGCGACTGACTGTGAGTTTTACAAGCGTGCTGAACCTCACTGAAGACCAACCACTGTCCTTTCGTCTGCTTTGATGTTTGTCTGGATCATTACCAAACCAGGACCTACACAGAAACCGTGACTTTTACTAATACACTACAGTACATAGGGCCGTGTGCAAGGCAAAGGCAACACTAGAATGTCATCATTAAAATCATACACTTGGTAATGACTCAGCGgcagttttttattttgctaaaATAATGATGTCCACAAGTTCTTATAAAACACAAGGATTATGCTTTAgcactgcaaacaaacagggtCTCAGTATGAATGTTTCAGGGTTTTATAAACAAATCAAGAAACTGAGAAACTGGAAATAATATTTAGTTACTAATACTGCTCAAAATGCCATATTTTCTTACTGTAAATGCTTTTGAATTTTCTATACATCCACTAACAAGTAGTGCACCAACTGACGTTAGCATAGCATAACATAAAATGCCAGTCAGCATTTGATTGGACCTATAGTGTTTACTCTTAATGTCAACTACTGAGTTAAcagtcatgtttttattatcaaGTCCATTGTATTGGTAATGAATTACAGTCAGCTTAGTGTTACACATCAGGATTGTGTCCCATACTGGagttttcctcctcatctccacATTCCGATCCACTCTCATTGTCTCCCCTTTgcccttcacctcctcccaccCACAGTGGTGCTGGACGACAGCAAGAGGTTGGCCAAGCGGAAGCTAATCGAGGAAAACCGGGAGCGCCGGCGTCGGGAGGAGCTCCAGAAGACAGCGTGGGACCGACTGGAGCCCACTCAGGAGGAGTGGGACCTGATCCGACTGGTGACCGAGGCCCATATGGTCACGAATGCCCAGGGCAACCACTGGAAGCAGAAGCGGAGATTCCTGGTGAGACGTCGTCCCCCGGCCTGCTTTCACTGTGTTGATAACCCTGCCTTAGCCAATTCACCTCCCACCCCTACCGCCCCCCCGCCCTTGTCCCTTCCACATCGCGCCCCTGTCTCTTCCACCTCCACTGCCACCACAGCCACTGTTCCACTCTTCCCAGTGTTAATATgtccatgtgtttttttgtatctCCTTGTAGAGTGGGGAGAATTAGCTGGACGATGGAGAAAAGTGTGTTCCTCAACGCAGCAGTACTAATTTAAAATGGGACATCCTGTTGTTATGTTAATGTCTTAGTCAGCAACGGAGCTTCTTCTCTAACACTAACTACTTGCTTTTCATGCTGTATCATTTTtgctctctttctgtttgtagCTTTTGATTTCACACCTCACCCTTTTTTGACTAATTTGGTTTTCTTATCTGTGCAGCGTAATCGCTCTGTCTATATTGAACGTCTGTCTGCTGTTGACTTTATTTTGGGTTCCCATGGCAGGATCAGAAGAAACACTTGTGATGACATTAAGTGGCAttgaaatttttttttaactaaagtGAATGATAATGTAATTTTTATTTGATGGTATTTTCCCAAAATATTCAGAAAATTTTGAGAATGAAATCAAAATTTAAATTTCCCATTTCAACAACTGTCCAAATATACAAACAATTAgcaaatgacattttaaaatgaaggtGATTGGATTTCACTACCATCACAATCCTATATTGACACATGTTGGGGGTTGTTTTTTGCAAAATTTGATTTGTGATTAATTGTGATTTGATTTTAGACTTAAGTTTTGCTTCTTACCATAAATGGTGTATTTTTGTGTATGGTGTTTCTGGAACCTGAGCTTGTGATGCTGATCCTGAACCACAGCATGGGAACCTATCTTGGATTTCTGTCCTTGCCTGTTTTTTATCTGCACACTCTTCATCTGTCTGCAGTtaacttgttgttgttgtttttttcattaagtTTACTTGACACAGGTTCTTCATTGAAACTTTACGAATCCTGTTGATTATCCAACAGGTCGAGGAAGCTATGCTTCTTAATGAAATAACATGTAATTTATTCTATACTTCTGACCAGAGTGCAGCAGGGGTGAAGGACACTAAGGTAAGACACAGGAGACAAACATATTTGCTGAAACTGAACCTCTCCCTGATAACACTGTGTGGTGCCATTCATGCCCAGTGTTACTGTAGGggatatttactgtacataagaCATATGAATTTGTAATTATTTAGATGCATCACATTTACTAGGACACAAGATAAACAAGTACTATCTAGTGATTTGTGCCCCATTTACATCTTTACGTGACATTGCCCAGGAAGTTTCCTCATGCtcattttttggtttgttgtcaGAGTTTTGAGACTGTTCAGACTCTCACCtatttttcctgttgtttcagcCTGAGGATGTTGGTCAAGCGCCCATGCTCAATGCACCAGAAGGAAACAAAGTGGATATAGAAGCCTTCAGCCAGTTTACAAAAATTATCACCCCTGCCATAACCCGAGTGGTGGACTTTGCCAAAAAACTGCCTATGTTTTGTGAGGTGAGTTCAGCTCCTCATTTAACACAGTCACTACGATGTAGCTGCAGAGATCGCATTGTTGATCTACAGTGAAGGTCCAGCTGTTGAGCCATGTCTGAGCTTCTAATGTTGTGGTCACACTAGTGTCATACAGGAAGTTTTCAGAGGCCATTCCTTAGCTAAACAACCACTGAGAAACTAAAAGTTAGCTGACACACAAGCTGAGAAGAAATTCATGTCACAGCAGCCATTTAAATATTACACCTAAAGGCAACACAGTGACTAAATGTGATATATATCATAATACAGAATGAATTAATATAAAAGTTCAACTGCAAGTAAGATGGTGAGATGAGAGATAGTGGATAAGAAAGTTTGTAATTTCATGAGATGTGACAACAGCACCCAATTGATTGGTGCCCAGCTCCAGCTGGTTTTGTAGAACTTTTAGCCCCGTCAAACCATAGTTGTGCAAGATGTGATTCTAAGGGGACACAGTTCTGCtcgtgtacatactgtagtaatgGGTTAACGAAGCTCCTCTGTTGACCATGCTGCTTCATTTCCCGTACATCAGCTGCCTTGTGAAGACCAGATCATCCTGTTGAAAGGCTGCTGCATGGAGATCATGTCGCTGCGAGCTGCCGTCCGCTACGATCCAGAGAGCGAGACGCTCACGCTCAACGGGGAGATGGCGGTGACGCGAGGCCAGCTGAAGAACGGAGGTCTGGGTGTGGTGTCGGACGCCATCTTTGACCTTGGCGTGTCGTTGTCCAACTTTGACCTGGACGACTCAGAggtggctctgctgcaggccGTTATCCTTCTTTCATCAGGTGggcacacatgcatacatgcaCTGATGAAAAACAGGTTTCATGTTGTTGATGCCCTGTAAAAATATGCTTCAGAAGATCACAGGACTTTGATCTTCCATTTCAAAATCAGGTTAAATGTTTTGCCTCCTGTGTTTTGActtaaagcaaatgaaacaaatgtttttgcttttgtaatTAAACTTGAGCATACATTCCTTATATGGCCTTTAAATTTAATATCATAAATAAAAGTATCAAATATTAAAGTTTATGTATTACACTTTAAATCAGTTTACttacaaataataatataaattttAAGGAAGTGCAAAAAGCAAACTATTAAATGgaacatatataatataaaatacttCCTTccacacaaatgaaacagttaAAGCTTTTTCCCAGCTAACGTTCTGAGCAAACCATTCTACTAGTCATAGTGTACAGAGCTATAATACAAGCTAAAATTCAACATTCAAACATCCCTCATTACTTTTTGCAAGTCTTGGGATCTGCAAACATGAAGGCTCATTCAGTGCTTATTGATCCATTCTTTAACGTGGTTCCTTTTAGTAACGCTTCCACGTTCCCCCTTCCATCAGATCGACCGGGCTTAACGAGCGTGGAGCGGATCGAGCGCTGCCAAGAGGAGTTCCTGCTGGCGTTCGAACATTACATCAACTACCGCAAACACAAAGTGTCGCATTTCTGGCCCAAGCTGCTAATGAAGGTGACTGACCTGCGCATGATCGGCACGTGCCATGCCAGCCGCTTCCTACACATGAAAGTGGAATGTCCCACCGAGCTattccctcctctcttcctggAGGTCTTCGAGGACTGACCAATGgattcttctgtgtgtgtgtgtatgtgtgtatgtgtgtatgtgtgtgtgtgtgcgtgcgcgtgtgtgcgcgtgtgtgtgcgtgtgtgtgcgtgtgtgtgcgtgtgtgtgcgtgtgtgtgtgtgtgtgtgtgtgtgtgcatctgtcagTGTCTGGGCACCCTGGTGGTCTCAGGGGTGGAACTAGCAGAAGCCCTGTCACAACAAACTTTCTATTAGCACTACTGAGTGTCACTTCATTCCCTGATGTAGGAGTAGCTCTCGGGTCTAGATTCGGATGGAACCATTCCTTACAGTGCGGGTACATGTGAATACCAATATTTCTTTTATCCTTTTCTGggggtttgttttgttgttactgttgtgGACATAACCTCTCACCTCAAATTTAACACTTTGTGTGTTGATGATTGTACAGTTGGCataatgatgattttttttttcaacaccTACAACTTCATTAGAAACCAATgtattttccttcctttctgttGACAAACTCAAAATGGCTGCTCACATAACACATGCATCATCGGTGATATTTAGCCTTACCCCCCTCTCAAATGGCTTCATTGGCTCCATTTTTGGCTATTGATACGGAAAATCATATAGCCTGTCATCCATGTGGTGAGCGTCTGAATTGTTCGGTGTCTCGCCATCATACTGTGAACACGACATTTGCAGCAACCCTCATTAATAATGGACAACATCTCACAAAGCCTTTATCCATCTTCTGGTACCCACGCAACACAATAATGTGACCATGCTGCATTCCAGAgatgttgggaaatctgaatatTCTGACTCCAAAGGGCGAAATTTAGCAACATTAACATTTTCTGAAGTCAGAAACTAACACTACACAATTATTACAGCTTTTTGTGATCCTCAGCACATGCGTGTAGTTTTCGGTAAAGACTGAGCATAATTCTGTCAAATAGAAATTAGATTTAGAATTTTAATAGTATAACACAATACCATAAATATCTCCAACATTTTGTGCTACGACAAAGTACTAGGCCATGAAAAAGTCAAAAACATGTACTTACAAATTGTACGTATTTAGTCTGAAAATGGATGAGATTTAAATATGTTGTCACACTGTACATAAAAAACAAAGCCTATTCAAAAATCTGGGGAACTTTTATAGCAAGTTATGATCATTTCTGCATTAAAACTTAAACCACCTCAGAATTAAATATAATGCTCTCTAAGAGATGCCAAACAACAACTCTTCATTTTCCCTTTCTCAATCTAAATCATTCTAATTGAAAAGTTTCTTTTCTTATTTGTTGGAACTCCCAGCTTTAAGTCATCTGTATCACGTCATGAATTAGATGTTGTTGGGTTCTGCACAACTGCTTTACAGATACAAGTGATCTGATCAGCTAAACTGCTTCAGTGTAAATTTTTAGTTAAATCTTTTGGTACCTTTTGAAATCTATGAATATTGAAAACAGATAGAAGCTGAGTTAGAGTATAACAAAGTTTGTGGATAACTTAATGAAGTGCAGTAAAGTATTAGGGAGGATTCGTTCAAATGTCCTAGTGTAAAGAAAATCTTTTAGTAGAGTCAAAGCATGGTCATCTGCTGCTAATTCAGAATTCCGACATTGCACAGGAATGCAGTAGTTGCATTATGAGCCTGGTCAGGACTAACTAAAGCACATAATGACACCGGGTGTCAGGAAACAGACAATCATTTAGTGACAGTGCCACGAGCTGTGCCAAAATCGAGCAGACAATAGTAAGAAACTCATTTCTGGGCTTTAATAGTGATTTCACCCTGCCTGATTCTGCTAGTTAGTGTTCGCCACTTCCACTCATCTCTGACTCACGCTTTCGTTCACCTTAGCAGCTTTGTCTTGTTTAACCACCCTTCAATGTGTCAGTGTCTCATCTGGGCCTTGTTGCCTCACCAGTCCCCAAACCAGCCGTTTCTTTAGTAACAGACAGTGATGCCGCGGTGCTATGGTGGTTGGGGGAAATGGCTCACTGGGCTTTATTGCTAATTACATGAAGAAATGAGTTCTTATGAAAAGCCCACACCATTATGATGGCATGCAAATACACTAAAACACCAACATGTACCTGTGTAGTGCATCCAGTACCTTCACGCATACTGTACGCATGCACATACTCTATACTGTATGCATGTGCCTGAACACACTCATGGGTCAGACCACCACTGTGACCAGCCGGTGGAATCTGGGCAGCAGAGGAGCGTTGGCTGACCCGAAAACAGTATGATCCATCATTGGAAAGGTACACTGATAAAAGCTGGCAAGATTATGAACACGTAGCTTTCTTTATCCTTTGTTTTATCATGCATATGTTTGCAGCAGCATGTACTTTTCTGTCTCTATGTTGTTGTCATTTTGCAATGCGATCGTCTGCTTCTCCGAGCTTCACACTACACCTCAATTCAGCTTGTGTTTCccgttcctcctcttttttctgtGAAGTGATGCCTTTTATCAAAGCAATAGTATTGCTGAAGTGTTTGAATGACCCggacctcacacacacctcacaaaCTGTATAGACTCAATATAAATGCACAGACaatcagagggagagaggtcGTCGGCAGAACAAGCACCGGGGCTAAAGGCTGTCACGGGCCGGTCTAACTTGGTGTTTAGAAAAGTAACACTGGCTACGTTTACATGCACCACTGTGGAATTCACCTTTGTGCTGGGACTGAGTCCGTCTGGTGCCATTATTAACCAGTCAACAGATGAGATCACATACAGCGAAATTACTAATGACCCGTTATTCTGTAGTTATGTTGTTCCTGCTTTACAAATAAAGCCTCTAAGCTGATGTGTGTATTTCAGAAGCAACTGTTAGAGTCTACATgagcaaaaacagaagaaatatGGATTATATTTAGACACAACCAGGGCTGGCTGCACAAAAACAAGTTAGACTAATCCATAGTCGTGTGTCCATTCTTATTTAACTTCTAGAATATTGTTTTCCAGTAAATATTAATAGGAGCTAAACTCAGGAACTGTGGTACGACAAGAAAATAgatttttgttcatgttttcagTTACAGAGCCGAAAAGAGTTGATACGCAAATGTAAGTAGGTCATAAGAAGAAGATTGTTTATGCATAATGTGTAAATTTCAGGAGTTAACACAGTCAGGCAGTGGGGTGTTCGAATGAAAAGGTTTTGTTAATATAatgccaattcacaacaaaagttatctcaaggcgtAATGAATTAGTTTTTTTAACTACTGGTGGTCGGACCAGTAAATGAACACAGTCAGGGTGGTCGGACCAGTGACTGAACACAGTCAGGGTGGtcggaccagtaactggacccTCAGCAGTCTCTTGCATACCAGTATGTAACATTAAAACTAAATTCTTCAGTATGCCTGTTCTTCTTTACCTCTATTTTTTTAACCTATTCTCAGGAATTTGGAATGCATGACTCTATGAGCATTTTAGAATCTCATGCTAGCAACAAGCACTTGCTTGCGCTCTGAAAACTATAGACGTGCTGTAGCAGTTTGACCAGTCactgatgtacagtactgttAACATCAGCAACTACCTCAGGAGCAGGGACTAGGTGCAGGATGCAAGGTGGCCTGGAAAGCGAAACTGGACCCAAGGCCCCTGACGGCCACACAGACCACACACAGATCTCCATCACGCTGAAGGGCATATTCTAAGTTTGTCCGTGTGGCTAATGTAGCTGATTTGTGTGATGCTCAACATTCACTCTACGTTTAGTATCAGTTTGATGTGAACACTAACCTTTACATTCACTGCAGTGCTCTCTGCTTGGAAACCAGGTTGGTGAGTGAGTTTAATGCAACTAGTCTTGACGGTactgaaaagcaaaacagaataAATCTATGTGATGTAGAAGTGCAGAGAGCTGTAATTGTATTCGGTTGCAGCCATTGCCTGCACTTACGGCTCTTGGTTAAGGGCCAAATCAGACAGTGTGTGTCCAGGCTTTTTCAGAGCTCTGCATGGGAACAGTCGCAACAAAAACTTGGTCGTCCAATGATTTTGACCTTGAGCCTTCCATCAAATTTATTCAGCACAATTTCAAGTTTGTATATGTGGATTGTTCGTTTATTTCATTCAATTCCTTCTGCAGCTTTGAAGTCAGAGGCTCACGTTCTATGTCTAACATGTCGCCTGTGCATCCAGCCTATGGTTTCGTGGTCAAAGTAGGAGCCTATTGTGCAGGGAAAAATATAATCAGACGTTTAACATCAAATTCAAATTTCGAAGCACTTTCTTCTGGCATTTGGTCTAGTTCTCACTAGACACTTAAATTTAATGGTCTTATAGTTAAGTTTGGCTCAGTTTGTGCAAATTGATGTCTAAAATGTTATCCAACATTCTAGGAAGGAGCTTGGAGCGCCAGGAGAGGAATTAAATCTTTAAACTGCAgcctgtaaaagcaaaacaggatCGTAGAATGTATTTTAATGCTCTGATGTTGATGGTTAGTCCACGATCACAGAGGGCCTGTCATTTAAAGCAACCTCCTTCCTTTTGCAGGTAACTGTCTGATCCATTAGTGCAACTTTAAATCATAGAAATCAGTCATTTTAGACATTAAAACTGAGTTTAAACCAAAGGTTTCTGTAGTTTACATGGTGTGAATTCAGTACAAGCTGGTGCAAATGTAAGCATGACTTCTTGTAGGGACACGTTGGTGCATGTAAACCCAGTCAGCGCTGACTGCTGCTCCAGACAATGTTTACTGTTCCTGAGGAGGTGCCAGTTCGCTTTTACCTCTCCCATGAC is drawn from Betta splendens chromosome 11, fBetSpl5.4, whole genome shotgun sequence and contains these coding sequences:
- the thrb gene encoding thyroid hormone receptor beta isoform X4 produces the protein MLERLCRVIDYEVSTSNLPPLCCLSFFSKTDILRTFSNFSLLRTALTLNFLCFCLLWLSMMNYCIPDMYDMPHAGLGGYTMQVSGEHCMYSGEGPAYGLCEPQPLHHPPCMEQAWPPDQHRSCSYAGGTPVFKSDFCSMEISLGHFHHQPEFYSEIKPDFSHLQWLQGAHKKGYIPSYLDKDELCVVCGDKATGYHYRCITCEGCKGFFRRTIQKNLNPTYACKYEGKCVIDKVTRNQCQECRFKKCIAVGMATDLVLDDSKRLAKRKLIEENRERRRREELQKTAWDRLEPTQEEWDLIRLVTEAHMVTNAQGNHWKQKRRFLVEEAMLLNEITCNLFYTSDQSAAGVKDTKPEDVGQAPMLNAPEGNKVDIEAFSQFTKIITPAITRVVDFAKKLPMFCELPCEDQIILLKGCCMEIMSLRAAVRYDPESETLTLNGEMAVTRGQLKNGGLGVVSDAIFDLGVSLSNFDLDDSEVALLQAVILLSSDRPGLTSVERIERCQEEFLLAFEHYINYRKHKVSHFWPKLLMKVTDLRMIGTCHASRFLHMKVECPTELFPPLFLEVFED
- the thrb gene encoding thyroid hormone receptor beta isoform X5 produces the protein MLERLCRVIDYEVSTSNLPPLCCLSFFSKTDILRTFSNFSLLRTALTLNFLCFCLLWLSMMNYCIPDMYDMPHAGLGGYTMQVSGEHCMYSGEGPAYGLCEPQPLHHPPCMEQAWPPDQHRSCSYAGGTPVFKSDFCSMEISLGHFHHQPEFYSEIKPDFSHLQWLQGAHKKGYIPSYLDKDELCVVCGDKATGYHYRCITCEGCKGFFRRTIQKNLNPTYACKYEGKCVIDKVTRNQCQECRFKKCIAVGMATDLVLDDSKRLAKRKLIEENRERRRREELQKTAWDRLEPTQEEWDLIRLVTEAHMVTNAQGNHWKQKRRFLSAAGVKDTKPEDVGQAPMLNAPEGNKVDIEAFSQFTKIITPAITRVVDFAKKLPMFCELPCEDQIILLKGCCMEIMSLRAAVRYDPESETLTLNGEMAVTRGQLKNGGLGVVSDAIFDLGVSLSNFDLDDSEVALLQAVILLSSDRPGLTSVERIERCQEEFLLAFEHYINYRKHKVSHFWPKLLMKVTDLRMIGTCHASRFLHMKVECPTELFPPLFLEVFED
- the thrb gene encoding thyroid hormone receptor beta isoform X2; translated protein: MSEPADKCSPRWKDEAIQNGYIPSYLDKDELCVVCGDKATGYHYRCITCEGCKGFFRRTIQKNLNPTYACKYEGKCVIDKVTRNQCQECRFKKCIAVGMATDLVLDDSKRLAKRKLIEENRERRRREELQKTAWDRLEPTQEEWDLIRLVTEAHMVTNAQGNHWKQKRRFLVEEAMLLNEITCNLFYTSDQSAAGVKDTKPEDVGQAPMLNAPEGNKVDIEAFSQFTKIITPAITRVVDFAKKLPMFCELPCEDQIILLKGCCMEIMSLRAAVRYDPESETLTLNGEMAVTRGQLKNGGLGVVSDAIFDLGVSLSNFDLDDSEVALLQAVILLSSDRPGLTSVERIERCQEEFLLAFEHYINYRKHKVSHFWPKLLMKVTDLRMIGTCHASRFLHMKVECPTELFPPLFLEVFED
- the thrb gene encoding thyroid hormone receptor beta isoform X3, whose amino-acid sequence is MSEPADKCSPRWKDEAIQNGYIPSYLDKDELCVVCGDKATGYHYRCITCEGCKGFFRRTIQKNLNPTYACKYEGKCVIDKVTRNQCQECRFKKCIAVGMATDLVLDDSKRLAKRKLIEENRERRRREELQKTAWDRLEPTQEEWDLIRLVTEAHMVTNAQGNHWKQKRRFLSAAGVKDTKPEDVGQAPMLNAPEGNKVDIEAFSQFTKIITPAITRVVDFAKKLPMFCELPCEDQIILLKGCCMEIMSLRAAVRYDPESETLTLNGEMAVTRGQLKNGGLGVVSDAIFDLGVSLSNFDLDDSEVALLQAVILLSSDRPGLTSVERIERCQEEFLLAFEHYINYRKHKVSHFWPKLLMKVTDLRMIGTCHASRFLHMKVECPTELFPPLFLEVFED
- the thrb gene encoding thyroid hormone receptor beta isoform X1: MSEPADKCSPRWKDEAIQNGYIPSYLDKDELCVVCGDKATGYHYRCITCEGCKGFFRRTIQKNLNPTYACKYEGKCVIDKVTRNQCQECRFKKCIAVGMATDLVLDDSKRLAKRKLIEENRERRRREELQKTAWDRLEPTQEEWDLIRLVTEAHMVTNAQGNHWKQKRRFLVRRRPPACFHCVDNPALANSPPTPTAPPPLSLPHRAPVSSTSTATTATVPLFPVLICPCVFLYLLVEWGELAGRWRKVEEAMLLNEITCNLFYTSDQSAAGVKDTKPEDVGQAPMLNAPEGNKVDIEAFSQFTKIITPAITRVVDFAKKLPMFCELPCEDQIILLKGCCMEIMSLRAAVRYDPESETLTLNGEMAVTRGQLKNGGLGVVSDAIFDLGVSLSNFDLDDSEVALLQAVILLSSDRPGLTSVERIERCQEEFLLAFEHYINYRKHKVSHFWPKLLMKVTDLRMIGTCHASRFLHMKVECPTELFPPLFLEVFED